The following proteins come from a genomic window of Novosphingobium sp. P6W:
- a CDS encoding response regulator transcription factor — MLGVIESLRLTSREAEVVTLVARGLSAKEVALALAIAPCTVERHVENVRLKTQTRNRVHMIAHVLQNGMLSSEAPPIAQVA; from the coding sequence ATGTTGGGTGTTATTGAAAGTCTCCGGCTTACGAGCCGGGAAGCCGAAGTCGTCACACTTGTTGCTCGCGGATTGTCGGCAAAGGAAGTTGCGTTGGCGTTGGCGATCGCACCGTGCACAGTCGAACGGCATGTGGAAAATGTCCGGCTGAAGACCCAGACCCGCAATCGAGTTCACATGATCGCCCACGTGCTTCAGAATGGCATGCTTTCGAGCGAGGCGCCGCCCATTGCACAAGTGGCCTGA
- a CDS encoding dicarboxylate/amino acid:cation symporter gives MSRRLTTFIVAGMVSGICAGFAANQLVGDTPAAAKEVAGYFHLLADIFLHLIKMIIAPLVFSTLVAGMAHMGDSGALGRIGGRAMAWFLTASLLSLALGLVFVNVLAPGDGLHLVRTGAAAAVDAQALNFRDFVLHVFPTSMVGAMAENSILQIVVFSIFVGVALTAIGDEAKPIVTLIEAMVKMMLTVTGYVMRMAPLAVFGALAAAITTEGLGVLRTFGRLVGEFYLALGALWALLIAAGAVFLGKRIFDLLRHVREPVLLAFSTASSEAAYPKMLEQLDRFGVPRRIYSFILPLGYSFNLDGSMMYATFATLFIAQAYGIDLPILTQITILLVLMVTSKGIAAVPRASLVVVAATLGQFDLPVEGIAFILAVDHFMDMGRTATNVLGNAIATAVVSKWEGELSAPGTLSSATSEG, from the coding sequence ATGTCGCGTCGCCTGACGACCTTCATCGTCGCCGGGATGGTCTCCGGCATCTGCGCGGGGTTTGCCGCAAACCAGCTCGTCGGTGACACGCCGGCGGCGGCGAAGGAGGTCGCCGGATACTTTCACCTCCTTGCCGACATCTTCCTCCATCTCATCAAGATGATAATCGCCCCGCTCGTTTTCTCGACCCTGGTGGCGGGCATGGCGCATATGGGAGACAGCGGCGCGCTGGGCCGCATCGGCGGGCGGGCCATGGCGTGGTTCCTCACCGCCAGCCTGCTGTCGCTGGCACTGGGCCTCGTCTTCGTGAACGTGCTGGCGCCGGGGGATGGACTGCATCTGGTGCGGACCGGAGCCGCTGCCGCCGTGGATGCACAGGCGCTCAATTTCCGCGACTTCGTGCTGCACGTGTTCCCGACCTCGATGGTCGGCGCGATGGCGGAGAATTCGATCCTGCAGATCGTGGTCTTCTCGATATTCGTCGGCGTTGCCCTGACCGCCATCGGCGACGAGGCGAAACCGATCGTCACGCTCATCGAAGCGATGGTGAAGATGATGCTCACCGTCACCGGCTACGTCATGCGAATGGCGCCGCTCGCCGTGTTCGGCGCGCTTGCAGCCGCCATCACCACCGAAGGGCTTGGCGTGCTGCGCACGTTCGGACGGCTCGTCGGAGAATTCTACCTCGCGCTGGGCGCGTTGTGGGCGCTGCTCATCGCCGCAGGAGCGGTGTTCCTTGGCAAGCGTATCTTCGATCTGCTGCGCCACGTCCGCGAGCCGGTGCTGTTGGCGTTCTCCACCGCATCCTCGGAAGCCGCTTATCCCAAGATGCTCGAACAGCTGGACCGCTTCGGCGTACCACGGCGCATCTACAGCTTCATCCTGCCGCTGGGCTACAGCTTTAACCTCGACGGTTCGATGATGTATGCGACTTTCGCGACGCTGTTCATCGCGCAGGCCTACGGCATCGACCTGCCGATTCTCACGCAGATCACCATCCTGCTGGTGCTTATGGTGACCAGCAAGGGCATCGCCGCAGTCCCCCGTGCTTCTCTGGTGGTGGTCGCGGCAACGCTGGGGCAATTCGATCTCCCGGTGGAGGGCATCGCCTTTATCCTTGCCGTCGATCACTTCATGGACATGGGGCGGACCGCAACCAACGTACTGGGTAACGCGATCGCGACCGCCGTAGTGTCGAAATGGGAAGGCGAACTTTCTGCGCCTGGGACGCTTTCGTCAGCAACTTCGGAAGGGTGA
- a CDS encoding TonB-dependent receptor — MNCRSLSALLLASSALAIAAPVQAQTDTSAQSLDQPGGDIVVTARRREESAQTVPVSVTAFNSEMLREKAIVSTQDLTYTTPGLNVAPQTSRDTPSIVIRGQRRATAGASAPSVVTYFGDVPLPNEGSIVPTFDISSIQVLKGPQGTLFGRNTTGGALLLYPVAPDYDLAGYGQITLGSYNETTFEGAVNVPIIADRVALRVAGQIARRDGYTKNHGNGGDLDDRHNDAFRASLLIEPIDGLKNTTVFDWYRARENGTGTVLNGVYPNPAVPGGGTARTAANRPYFDCGVAGCDIDIALAQQQAAGVRDVSTSIDPYSNRTFWGVANTTELEVGAVTFKNIFGYRSSKVAAARDMDGTYLRLYDGVSNTEVEQYSNEFQILGSLLNDRLDWIVGAFYLKSDPTGVNGSATYSAVIPGRTFTFNENYNSSTSKALFGQVGYAFGGFADGLRFNGGFRYTWDKSSGCSVAALDTAARIGPDACASQGGKTGSESSKAPTWTLGFDYKVNDDLFLYVTNRRGYRSAGYNQSGMSPYFDGFETFKPEKVTDYEAGIKSSWRIGDVKGRFNIAAYTSKYSNIQRSIFPGADFDGDGNPGNDPSSLIINAAKATIKGTEFDFSVTPVSGLTLSGFGAYTDAQYDEYDAPAAFVTLLGNNPVNNKFSYTPKWTVGGGARYATYLGDFAEMVFNANWFHSAKVWYVERPLDTNGIQKAYDTVNLKLDFNNLENRGIDLGFFVRNVFDVTYAAAGGVITPSITSTTLVYNEPRVFGAQLRMSFGKR; from the coding sequence ATGAACTGTCGCAGCCTTTCGGCATTGCTTCTCGCATCCTCCGCCCTTGCCATCGCCGCGCCGGTGCAGGCGCAGACGGACACCTCGGCCCAGTCGCTCGACCAGCCCGGCGGCGATATCGTCGTTACCGCCCGCCGCCGCGAGGAAAGCGCCCAGACCGTTCCCGTCTCGGTGACCGCATTCAACTCCGAGATGCTGCGCGAAAAGGCCATCGTCAGCACGCAGGACCTGACGTACACCACGCCGGGTCTGAATGTGGCCCCGCAGACCTCGCGCGATACGCCCAGCATCGTCATTCGCGGCCAGCGCCGCGCCACGGCGGGTGCCTCCGCGCCTTCGGTCGTGACTTACTTTGGCGACGTGCCGCTGCCGAACGAGGGCAGCATCGTGCCCACTTTCGACATCAGTTCGATTCAGGTGCTCAAGGGGCCGCAAGGCACCCTGTTCGGCCGCAACACCACCGGCGGCGCGCTGCTGCTCTACCCGGTTGCGCCCGACTACGACCTGGCAGGCTACGGCCAGATCACGCTGGGTTCGTACAACGAGACGACCTTCGAAGGCGCGGTCAACGTGCCGATCATCGCTGATCGCGTCGCGCTGCGCGTTGCGGGCCAGATCGCTCGCCGCGACGGCTATACCAAGAACCACGGCAACGGCGGCGACCTCGACGATCGCCACAACGACGCCTTCCGCGCCTCGCTGCTGATCGAACCGATCGACGGGCTGAAGAACACCACCGTGTTCGACTGGTATCGCGCGCGCGAAAACGGCACCGGCACGGTGCTCAATGGCGTATACCCGAACCCGGCCGTTCCCGGCGGCGGCACCGCGCGCACGGCAGCCAACCGTCCGTACTTCGATTGCGGCGTTGCCGGCTGCGATATCGACATCGCCTTGGCCCAGCAGCAGGCCGCAGGCGTGCGCGACGTCAGCACCAGCATCGATCCCTATTCCAACCGCACGTTCTGGGGCGTGGCCAACACCACCGAACTGGAAGTGGGCGCGGTCACCTTCAAGAACATCTTCGGCTATCGCAGCAGCAAGGTTGCCGCCGCCCGCGACATGGACGGCACGTACCTGCGCCTTTACGACGGTGTCTCGAACACCGAAGTCGAGCAGTATTCGAACGAGTTCCAGATCCTGGGTTCGCTACTGAATGACCGCCTCGACTGGATCGTCGGCGCCTTCTACCTCAAGAGCGACCCGACCGGCGTGAACGGCAGCGCCACCTACTCGGCGGTGATTCCGGGCAGGACCTTCACTTTCAATGAGAACTACAACTCTTCGACCAGCAAGGCGCTGTTCGGGCAGGTCGGCTATGCCTTCGGCGGTTTCGCGGACGGCCTGCGCTTCAACGGCGGTTTCCGCTATACCTGGGACAAGTCGAGCGGGTGCTCGGTCGCCGCGCTCGATACGGCGGCGCGCATCGGGCCTGATGCCTGTGCATCGCAGGGCGGCAAGACCGGCTCGGAAAGCTCCAAGGCGCCGACCTGGACGCTGGGCTTCGACTACAAGGTCAACGACGACCTGTTCCTCTATGTCACCAACCGGCGCGGATACCGTTCGGCAGGGTATAACCAGAGCGGCATGTCCCCCTACTTCGACGGGTTCGAGACGTTCAAGCCGGAGAAGGTCACCGACTATGAGGCCGGCATCAAGAGCAGCTGGCGCATCGGCGACGTGAAGGGCCGCTTCAACATCGCGGCTTACACCAGCAAATACAGCAACATTCAGCGCTCGATCTTCCCGGGTGCGGACTTCGACGGTGACGGCAATCCGGGCAACGATCCCAGCAGCCTGATCATCAACGCCGCCAAGGCGACGATCAAGGGCACCGAGTTCGACTTCTCGGTCACCCCGGTCAGCGGCCTCACCCTGTCGGGCTTCGGCGCCTACACCGACGCTCAGTACGACGAGTATGATGCTCCTGCCGCGTTCGTCACGCTGCTCGGTAACAACCCGGTGAACAACAAGTTCTCCTACACCCCGAAGTGGACGGTCGGCGGCGGCGCACGTTATGCGACGTACCTGGGCGACTTCGCGGAGATGGTGTTCAACGCGAACTGGTTCCACAGCGCGAAGGTCTGGTACGTCGAGCGTCCGCTGGACACCAACGGCATCCAGAAGGCCTATGACACCGTCAACCTGAAGCTGGACTTCAACAACCTCGAAAACCGAGGTATCGACCTCGGGTTCTTCGTGCGAAACGTGTTCGACGTGACGTATGCTGCGGCTGGGGGCGTCATCACGCCTTCGATCACCTCGACCACGCTCGTCTACAACGAGCCGCGCGTGTTCGGCGCCCAGCTGCGCATGTCGTTCGGCAAGCGCTGA
- a CDS encoding FecR domain-containing protein — protein sequence MSQPFDAHALEKIDSPDATAAAYFSIFRSPKATAQDYADFESWHARDEANRIAWAKVEHSWNGAGAMRADARILEIRERALANRRGRRAWVRPAIAACAVLAILAGGLAFQRQREAGSAALVVADSRAISTGVGQQGTFRMTDGSIITANTATVLTIAESDTRRSTAIRDGEAFFEVAKNPRKPFVVTAGGVTVTALGTQFAVRETGGQVDVTLAEGRVRIDMPAVNGYAPQSTVLQPGQELVWDGQSYRTSAVEVERRLAWRKGIVDFDRVPLAQAVAEINRYSAQEIIISSPALARRPISGTFRIGVTRGFLQSLEAAGIARVENESATRAELVSP from the coding sequence ATGAGCCAGCCTTTCGACGCCCATGCGCTGGAAAAGATCGACTCGCCGGACGCTACGGCAGCGGCCTATTTCAGCATCTTCCGTTCGCCCAAGGCGACCGCGCAGGACTACGCAGACTTCGAAAGCTGGCACGCCCGCGACGAAGCGAACCGCATAGCCTGGGCCAAAGTGGAGCATTCGTGGAACGGTGCGGGCGCCATGCGGGCCGATGCCCGCATTCTCGAGATCCGTGAACGCGCGCTCGCTAACCGGCGGGGCCGCAGGGCATGGGTGCGCCCGGCAATCGCCGCCTGCGCGGTGCTGGCAATTCTCGCCGGCGGCCTTGCATTCCAGCGCCAACGCGAAGCCGGAAGCGCGGCGCTGGTCGTTGCCGACAGCCGGGCGATCTCGACCGGAGTGGGCCAACAGGGCACGTTCCGCATGACGGACGGATCGATCATCACCGCCAATACCGCAACCGTACTCACCATTGCGGAAAGCGACACCCGGCGCAGCACTGCCATTCGCGATGGCGAGGCATTCTTCGAAGTCGCCAAGAACCCGCGCAAACCGTTCGTCGTGACTGCAGGCGGAGTGACGGTAACGGCGCTGGGCACGCAGTTCGCGGTTCGCGAGACGGGCGGCCAAGTCGATGTGACTTTGGCCGAAGGCCGCGTGCGCATCGACATGCCGGCAGTCAATGGATATGCCCCGCAATCGACCGTCTTGCAGCCGGGGCAGGAACTGGTCTGGGACGGCCAAAGCTATCGCACCAGCGCCGTAGAAGTCGAGCGGCGCCTCGCCTGGCGCAAGGGTATCGTCGATTTCGACCGGGTTCCGCTGGCGCAGGCAGTGGCGGAGATCAACCGCTACAGCGCGCAGGAGATCATCATTTCCAGCCCGGCGCTCGCCCGCCGCCCGATCAGCGGCACATTCCGTATCGGCGTAACGCGCGGGTTCCTGCAAAGCCTGGAGGCGGCAGGGATCGCCCGCGTGGAGAACGAAAGCGCGACGCGGGCCGAACTCGTCTCGCCCTGA
- the arr gene encoding NAD(+)--rifampin ADP-ribosyltransferase encodes MTVAATIFSQAYFHGTRADLAPGDLIRVGYGSNFTEAAPLSWVYFTSTLDAAIWGAELARGEGGPRIYVVEPTGAIVDDPNLTDKKFPGNPTMSYRSREPLRIIAEITRWEGHPAEQLQQRKEGLARLKAEGKDIIID; translated from the coding sequence ATGACAGTCGCTGCCACCATCTTTTCGCAGGCTTACTTTCACGGCACCCGGGCGGATCTGGCGCCCGGAGATCTGATACGCGTTGGCTATGGATCGAATTTCACCGAGGCCGCGCCCTTGTCATGGGTCTATTTCACGAGCACGCTGGATGCAGCGATATGGGGCGCCGAACTGGCGAGAGGCGAGGGTGGGCCAAGAATTTACGTCGTCGAGCCAACCGGTGCGATCGTCGATGACCCGAACCTGACCGACAAGAAGTTCCCCGGCAATCCGACGATGTCCTATCGCTCGCGTGAGCCGTTGCGGATAATTGCCGAGATTACGCGCTGGGAAGGCCACCCGGCGGAGCAGTTGCAGCAGCGGAAGGAGGGCCTTGCGCGGCTCAAAGCGGAAGGAAAAGACATCATCATCGATTGA
- a CDS encoding TonB-dependent receptor domain-containing protein — MSGAHAAQVDVPALPLSSAISMLGRQTGIEILLNAPGRERLQTRPVQGSMSPNDALERMIRGLGLSIRRVSARIYVVVKAPDARPGKSRVRRLPVAEPQDILVSARRRPERDEDVPLLVTHVDAGVLNNAGVRTIADIARLTPGFIATGQTSSATPLLVLRGQRRSISDENRLPLVVYQDEVPLPNQAALSPLFDVAAVELLRGPQGTLFGRNATSGAVLLRSVQPGQGTPSYLEAETGNYGLTRMEGAIELPASEQFALRVSGQRMRRSGYTRLLAGGRADDAHSDAVRAVLRFDPEGPLRSTTSFDILRADEIGAALVLAGVYPAGSVRNAPNAPYYDCGAGACDVDSYQDTQQAMGRRISQSSPALSFERRFWGFGNVTEYGDDSLLVRNIVGLRSTKVHYELDGDGTPLQIYDAVTTSHLRQLTEELQVQGRTGSLRYIAGLFYLDSAPSGPVIQTVSRLVRPDNPASHIASYQTFRSGAVFGQITATLGEGYLADLGLRYTSEKIAGCSLRSIEAMPLTTRQCLEDGGTQARSRSGRLTWTLSLMRRRGDSSIYLTTRRAFRSGGYNTPALGGTLRAYQTFRPETLTDLELGAKGRWNIGGFSGSYAAAAYVGLYDDVQRALFPDVDYDEDGDPATDPITLYVNSARARVAGLDSDVSLKLGTRTHASLSASWIDARYTRLVAPATLTSLLGSDPLHNRFSYTPTFSGTVALSHEISLPERFGTLELRADYAHVSSVRFTERVTENFAKQTAYGLLGGSLTWMRPAGLPLELQLWGRNLTNRFYASGGGTLNPAYTAATIIPGVPRTIGFRMRYTFE; from the coding sequence GTGAGCGGTGCGCATGCGGCGCAGGTCGACGTGCCTGCGCTGCCCCTGTCCAGCGCGATCAGCATGCTGGGCCGGCAGACGGGCATTGAAATCCTGCTCAATGCCCCCGGTCGTGAGCGCCTACAGACCAGGCCTGTGCAGGGCAGCATGTCTCCGAATGACGCGCTGGAGCGGATGATCCGGGGCCTGGGCCTATCTATCCGCCGTGTGTCTGCCCGCATTTATGTGGTCGTCAAAGCTCCCGACGCACGGCCCGGCAAGTCTCGGGTCAGGCGATTGCCTGTTGCAGAGCCGCAAGACATCCTGGTCTCGGCGCGGCGCCGTCCCGAACGAGACGAGGACGTGCCGCTGCTCGTCACGCATGTCGATGCCGGTGTTCTCAACAATGCTGGTGTGCGGACCATCGCCGACATCGCCCGCCTGACGCCCGGCTTTATCGCGACTGGGCAGACGAGCAGCGCCACTCCGCTGCTGGTCCTGCGCGGCCAGCGGCGATCCATCAGTGACGAAAACCGATTGCCGCTGGTGGTCTATCAAGACGAAGTTCCGCTGCCCAACCAGGCTGCATTGTCGCCGCTCTTCGACGTGGCCGCAGTCGAACTCCTGCGTGGCCCGCAAGGCACCCTGTTCGGAAGAAACGCGACCAGTGGGGCCGTGCTGCTGCGCTCCGTACAGCCGGGGCAAGGCACCCCGTCCTACCTGGAAGCCGAGACGGGCAATTACGGTCTCACCCGGATGGAAGGCGCCATCGAACTGCCTGCAAGCGAGCAGTTCGCGCTCCGGGTGTCCGGTCAGCGCATGCGCCGCAGCGGGTATACCCGGCTTCTGGCCGGCGGCCGAGCAGACGACGCGCATAGCGATGCGGTGCGCGCGGTCCTGCGGTTCGATCCGGAAGGACCGCTGCGATCGACCACCAGCTTTGACATACTGCGAGCCGACGAGATCGGGGCCGCTCTTGTCCTGGCAGGTGTCTATCCTGCGGGCAGCGTCCGAAATGCGCCGAATGCGCCCTACTACGATTGCGGCGCCGGCGCCTGCGACGTCGATAGCTATCAGGACACGCAGCAGGCCATGGGACGGCGCATTTCGCAGTCCAGCCCGGCCTTATCGTTCGAGAGGCGGTTCTGGGGCTTTGGCAATGTCACCGAATATGGCGATGACAGCCTTCTCGTCAGAAATATCGTCGGACTGCGCTCGACGAAAGTGCATTATGAACTCGATGGCGACGGCACGCCGTTGCAGATCTACGATGCCGTCACGACCTCTCACCTGCGGCAGCTGACGGAAGAACTGCAGGTGCAGGGCCGCACTGGAAGCCTGCGCTACATCGCCGGGCTGTTCTATCTCGACAGCGCGCCGAGCGGGCCGGTCATCCAGACGGTGTCGCGCCTGGTTCGCCCGGACAATCCTGCCTCGCACATCGCCAGCTACCAGACTTTTCGCAGCGGTGCGGTATTCGGCCAGATCACCGCGACCCTGGGTGAGGGCTACCTCGCCGATCTTGGTTTACGCTACACGAGCGAGAAGATTGCCGGGTGCTCGCTGCGGTCGATCGAGGCAATGCCGCTGACCACACGGCAATGCCTGGAGGATGGCGGGACCCAGGCGCGGTCGCGATCCGGCCGCCTTACCTGGACCCTGTCGCTGATGCGCAGGCGCGGCGACAGCAGCATCTACCTCACCACGCGCAGGGCGTTTCGGTCCGGCGGATACAACACGCCGGCGCTGGGCGGTACGCTGCGTGCCTACCAGACCTTTCGGCCGGAAACGCTCACCGATCTGGAACTTGGAGCCAAGGGGCGCTGGAATATCGGCGGATTTTCCGGGTCTTATGCCGCCGCTGCCTATGTCGGCCTTTATGACGACGTGCAGCGGGCGCTGTTCCCCGATGTCGATTACGATGAGGACGGCGATCCTGCGACGGACCCGATCACGCTTTACGTCAACAGCGCCCGCGCGCGCGTGGCAGGGCTGGACAGCGATGTATCGCTCAAACTGGGCACGCGAACCCACGCCTCGCTGAGCGCGTCATGGATCGATGCGCGCTATACCCGGCTCGTCGCCCCTGCGACTTTGACCAGCCTTTTGGGGAGCGACCCGCTGCACAATCGCTTTTCCTATACGCCGACTTTCAGCGGCACTGTGGCGCTGTCTCATGAGATCAGCCTGCCCGAACGCTTCGGCACGCTCGAATTACGGGCGGACTATGCCCATGTCAGCAGCGTGCGCTTCACCGAACGGGTCACCGAAAACTTCGCCAAACAGACCGCCTACGGCCTGCTTGGCGGCTCCCTCACGTGGATGCGCCCCGCAGGCCTGCCGCTGGAACTGCAGTTGTGGGGGCGTAACCTGACCAATCGCTTCTACGCGAGCGGCGGCGGCACTCTCAATCCGGCCTATACGGCCGCGACCATCATTCCAGGGGTGCCGCGCACGATCGGGTTTCGTATGCGCTATACCTTCGAGTAG
- a CDS encoding amidohydrolase has translation MKLRLRTALLTFSALAATPALAEPLADADRAAILAEVDRGAPAMARNALQIWSWAEVGFQETKSSGLLQKDLKAAGFKVTPGVAGMPTAFVASFRTGDGPVIGILAEYDALPGLAQAAEPERHALDGIAGHACGHNLFGAASVAAAIATKEWMVAHGIKGELRVYGAPAEEGGSGKVFLVRSGLTKDVSAMLHWHAGDGYSAMQGHALANVSAKFRFHGLASHAAAAPERGRSALDGVEAMDNMVNMMREHVPQETRIHYVITDGGKAPNVVPDTAEVYYYVRHPDQQQVADIMERVKKAAEGAALGTGTTVTYDQIGGTFDLLPNDTLGHVMYDNLKQVPLPTYTAQEQAFIDKLAVTLPKGGRKRETGVAPYSSGEIMSASTDVGDVSYTTPTAGLSTGTWVPGTPPHSWQAVAASGTSIGTKGAEVAAKTLALTAAQLFQSPDTLAAAKKELDERRGADFVYHSLLGDKAPSLDYRKAATSKN, from the coding sequence ATGAAACTCCGCCTGCGTACCGCTTTGCTCACCTTTTCCGCGCTTGCCGCCACCCCCGCGCTGGCCGAGCCGCTAGCCGATGCCGATCGCGCCGCCATCCTCGCCGAAGTCGATCGCGGCGCCCCTGCAATGGCGCGCAATGCGCTTCAGATATGGTCCTGGGCCGAAGTCGGCTTCCAGGAGACGAAAAGTTCGGGCCTGCTCCAGAAGGATCTCAAGGCCGCCGGGTTCAAGGTAACGCCTGGGGTCGCCGGAATGCCCACCGCCTTCGTCGCCAGCTTCAGGACGGGCGACGGCCCGGTCATCGGCATTCTTGCCGAGTACGATGCGCTGCCCGGCCTCGCCCAGGCGGCCGAGCCGGAACGCCATGCCCTCGACGGCATCGCCGGTCATGCCTGCGGCCACAACCTGTTCGGTGCCGCTTCCGTTGCTGCGGCGATCGCCACCAAGGAATGGATGGTCGCCCACGGCATCAAGGGCGAACTGCGCGTCTACGGCGCGCCGGCAGAAGAGGGCGGTTCGGGCAAGGTATTCCTCGTCCGGTCCGGGCTGACCAAGGACGTGTCGGCCATGCTGCACTGGCATGCAGGCGATGGCTATAGCGCCATGCAGGGCCATGCCCTTGCCAACGTCAGCGCCAAGTTCCGCTTCCACGGACTTGCCTCTCACGCTGCCGCCGCGCCCGAGCGTGGCCGCTCCGCGCTCGACGGGGTCGAGGCGATGGACAACATGGTCAACATGATGCGCGAGCACGTGCCGCAGGAAACGCGCATTCACTACGTCATCACCGATGGCGGCAAGGCCCCCAATGTCGTGCCCGATACCGCCGAGGTCTACTACTACGTGCGTCATCCCGACCAGCAGCAGGTCGCCGACATCATGGAGCGCGTGAAGAAGGCCGCTGAAGGCGCCGCGCTGGGCACCGGGACCACGGTGACCTACGACCAGATCGGCGGAACCTTCGACCTGCTGCCCAACGACACGCTGGGCCACGTGATGTACGACAACCTCAAGCAGGTTCCTTTGCCCACATACACCGCGCAGGAACAGGCCTTCATCGACAAGCTCGCGGTCACGCTGCCCAAGGGCGGACGTAAGCGCGAGACGGGCGTGGCGCCCTATTCCAGCGGCGAGATCATGTCGGCCTCCACCGACGTCGGCGATGTCAGCTACACTACGCCGACGGCCGGCCTTTCCACCGGCACCTGGGTTCCCGGTACGCCGCCGCATAGCTGGCAGGCGGTCGCCGCCAGCGGCACCAGCATCGGCACCAAGGGCGCCGAAGTCGCCGCCAAGACCCTGGCCCTGACGGCAGCGCAGCTGTTCCAGAGCCCTGACACGCTGGCGGCAGCGAAGAAGGAACTGGATGAACGGCGCGGGGCAGACTTCGTCTACCACTCGCTGCTCGGCGACAAGGCTCCTTCGCTCGATTACCGCAAGGCAGCCACTTCCAAGAATTGA
- a CDS encoding TetR/AcrR family transcriptional regulator, producing the protein MPRELEFSRILCTERNVTEAPLHFADETKLRIIAAAESLYAQRSIESVSFREIAQAAGNRNTNAVQYHFGNREALVQAIFAWRVWQMEGPRGAAIAKLEENGGPFDLHTLMRILCEPILDLTDDDGRHTYAAFMSKYLLQQRPVGVPHAGDTRPDLNANLRWLLDRINRMVAAEDLYLGDYRIALSYLVVINMMVLSDNESLQKREPEQLRNRFDVALAMAVAGLESSCG; encoded by the coding sequence GTGCCGCGCGAACTGGAATTCTCGCGAATTTTGTGTACGGAACGCAACGTGACCGAGGCTCCCCTACACTTCGCCGACGAGACTAAGCTTCGCATCATTGCGGCGGCCGAATCGCTTTATGCCCAGCGCTCGATCGAAAGCGTCTCCTTCCGGGAGATCGCGCAGGCGGCGGGTAACCGGAATACCAACGCGGTGCAGTATCACTTCGGCAATCGTGAGGCGCTGGTGCAGGCAATATTTGCGTGGCGCGTCTGGCAGATGGAAGGCCCGCGCGGCGCGGCGATTGCGAAGCTGGAAGAGAACGGGGGGCCGTTCGATCTTCACACCCTCATGCGGATTCTGTGCGAGCCAATCTTGGATCTTACCGATGACGACGGCCGTCACACCTACGCGGCGTTCATGAGTAAGTACCTGCTCCAACAACGGCCCGTCGGCGTGCCGCATGCTGGCGACACACGCCCCGACCTCAATGCTAACCTCAGATGGCTTCTGGACCGTATCAACCGAATGGTGGCGGCAGAGGATCTTTATCTGGGAGATTATCGTATCGCGCTGTCCTATCTTGTTGTTATCAACATGATGGTGCTTTCAGACAACGAGAGTTTGCAGAAACGCGAGCCTGAGCAACTGCGCAATCGCTTCGACGTCGCGCTTGCCATGGCCGTAGCTGGCCTCGAAAGCAGCTGCGGCTGA
- a CDS encoding RNA polymerase sigma factor, translating to MRRTSSEKQEQARFEAPDLSSHVPALRRYIAKRAVPADVDDLVQDVLVRMHVRGQADPIANVEGYLFQVAASVLTDRARRDTVRHRGAHHELTEALHPVDELTPERVLRGREDVNRLASALEEMPDLTRDAFVLHRFEEMSYDAIGEHLGISNSAVGRHIMKAIRFLAARDLP from the coding sequence TTGCGCAGGACATCGTCGGAAAAGCAGGAGCAGGCCCGCTTCGAAGCCCCGGACTTGTCGTCACACGTCCCGGCGCTACGGCGCTATATCGCAAAGCGCGCCGTCCCCGCAGACGTCGACGATCTGGTGCAGGACGTATTGGTGCGCATGCACGTGCGCGGACAGGCAGATCCTATCGCCAACGTCGAGGGCTATCTGTTCCAGGTCGCCGCCAGCGTCCTTACCGACCGTGCCCGCCGCGACACCGTACGCCACCGCGGCGCCCATCATGAACTGACGGAAGCCCTGCACCCCGTCGACGAACTGACGCCCGAACGCGTGCTGCGCGGGCGCGAAGACGTGAACCGGCTTGCCAGCGCGCTCGAGGAAATGCCCGACCTGACGCGTGACGCCTTCGTCCTCCACCGCTTCGAGGAAATGTCCTACGACGCGATCGGGGAGCATCTGGGCATCTCGAACAGCGCGGTCGGTCGGCACATCATGAAGGCGATCCGGTTTCTGGCGGCAAGGGATCTGCCATGA